A genomic region of Micromonospora sp. NBC_01796 contains the following coding sequences:
- a CDS encoding SigE family RNA polymerase sigma factor, with product MADTWNPPVEGAPRDTRQGLMTRWGTARRREQTARQAEFTAFVVSTSPRLRRTAYLMCRDWHLAQDLTQITFAKMYATWGRIRHTTNLEAYSRRVLMNAVFDQKKRRSDSELVLAELPEAPNQWHHDTAELHVALLRALATLPIRDQAIVVLRHWEDQSVEAVASILDVSVSVVKTQNSRALARLRALLGEDFVRI from the coding sequence ATGGCAGACACGTGGAACCCTCCCGTCGAGGGGGCGCCCCGGGACACCCGGCAGGGTCTGATGACCCGGTGGGGCACGGCTCGGCGGCGCGAGCAGACCGCCCGGCAGGCGGAGTTCACGGCGTTCGTCGTGAGTACGTCGCCGAGGCTGCGGCGTACCGCCTATCTGATGTGCCGCGACTGGCACCTCGCACAGGACCTGACCCAGATCACCTTCGCGAAGATGTACGCGACCTGGGGCAGGATCCGGCACACCACGAATCTGGAGGCGTACAGCCGCCGTGTCCTGATGAACGCCGTCTTCGACCAGAAGAAGCGGCGTAGCGACTCCGAACTGGTACTCGCCGAGCTACCCGAGGCGCCGAACCAGTGGCATCACGACACCGCCGAACTGCATGTCGCCCTGCTACGGGCGCTGGCTACCCTGCCCATTCGCGACCAGGCCATCGTGGTGCTCCGGCACTGGGAGGATCAGAGCGTCGAAGCCGTGGCCAGCATCCTCGACGTGTCCGTGTCGGTGGTCAAGACACAGAATTCCCGTGCGCTGGCCAGGCTGCGGGCGTTGCTCGGTGAGGACTTCGTACGCATCTGA
- a CDS encoding helix-turn-helix domain-containing protein has translation MRDRRMAEPGAAEAYDATRLAFELGRAVRELRERRGWSQSQLAQASGMTQSAVARFEAGGTVPTLPVLERLAAALDVGLNVSFGPRNAAA, from the coding sequence ATGCGGGACCGGCGTATGGCCGAGCCGGGAGCCGCGGAGGCGTACGACGCGACACGGTTGGCGTTCGAGCTTGGCCGTGCGGTTCGGGAGCTTCGCGAGCGACGGGGTTGGAGTCAGTCGCAGCTCGCCCAGGCATCGGGGATGACACAGTCGGCTGTCGCTCGGTTCGAGGCGGGCGGCACCGTGCCGACCCTGCCGGTGCTGGAGCGGTTGGCGGCGGCGTTGGACGTAGGCCTCAACGTCAGTTTCGGGCCCCGTAACGCTGCGGCTTGA
- a CDS encoding permease-like cell division protein FtsX, whose product MDQNLRLLFDRALADEPEPPGDLAGRAMATGTGLRRRRLRVMAAGMAGVAAIAALGVVNVTASPERSAPPTPVPAGFGMLMNPVCESPVRDTATDVSIFLTVDITDQQRTAVHRILDADPTVRTLTFQSREEALARYRKTFEDVPELVAAVEASQLPESFRIKLTERSRYASLASRVEREPGVDEVIGSACPVGTSVSTAD is encoded by the coding sequence ATGGACCAGAACCTGCGACTGCTGTTCGACCGCGCCTTGGCTGACGAGCCCGAACCGCCGGGTGACCTCGCCGGCCGGGCCATGGCCACCGGTACCGGTCTGCGTCGCCGCCGACTGCGGGTGATGGCAGCGGGTATGGCGGGTGTGGCGGCCATCGCCGCCTTGGGGGTGGTGAACGTGACCGCATCGCCGGAACGGTCGGCACCACCGACGCCGGTGCCAGCGGGGTTCGGGATGCTGATGAACCCGGTGTGCGAATCGCCGGTTCGGGACACGGCAACCGATGTTTCGATCTTCCTGACCGTAGACATCACCGATCAACAGCGCACCGCGGTGCACCGGATACTGGATGCGGATCCGACGGTTCGAACCCTGACCTTCCAGAGCCGCGAGGAGGCGCTGGCCAGGTACCGGAAGACATTCGAGGACGTGCCGGAGCTCGTCGCCGCCGTCGAAGCCAGCCAGCTTCCGGAGTCGTTCCGGATCAAGCTGACCGAACGGTCGCGGTACGCCAGCCTGGCGTCCCGTGTCGAGCGCGAGCCCGGGGTCGACGAGGTCATCGGCAGCGCGTGCCCCGTCGGCACGAGCGTCTCGACGGCCGACTGA
- a CDS encoding MFS transporter translates to MPISAEQGPVAGDTDTSGQVDAPAPASVREVLALRAFRRLLIVTGLCSSGDWLALSGLAALASTLATSAAGVNFAFSGVLFANLLPGLLFAPIAGLVADRFDRRTVMAVADLARCALLLSIAVVNTYWWILVGGFLVQVATTMWIPSKDASLPRLLRRPEQLAPAAQLGLVMTYGVTILVGGGLFTLITGAGTVFGLPSDVIGMNGLTRLAIVVAALFYLASATSIATLLPELSGSVPSTDHGRHNGDPLRIVTGTDPAPAPGPGLGAMLRDSVGYLRGTPVVRGLLVGMMGALAAAGAVVGSAQPYALSLLGGQAAFGLLLLAAFLGLVVGILGAPGLARRLSHERLFGLAIVAAGGALVLVALSPHLAVALPAVVLTGACAGAAFLTGVTIIGIRVEDSMRGRVNALYQSMLKVVLGCSVVLTPLLVTVIGQRHVSIGSAAFLVDGTRPVILGGGVLAAVAGLIAQRQLRPDGEQG, encoded by the coding sequence GTGCCGATTAGCGCTGAGCAGGGCCCTGTAGCTGGGGATACGGACACCTCGGGGCAAGTTGACGCGCCCGCGCCGGCCTCCGTCCGGGAGGTCCTGGCGCTGCGGGCGTTCCGCCGGCTGTTGATCGTCACCGGTCTGTGCAGTTCGGGGGACTGGCTGGCTCTGTCCGGGCTCGCCGCGCTGGCCAGCACCCTGGCCACCAGCGCCGCCGGGGTGAACTTCGCATTCAGCGGTGTGCTGTTCGCGAACCTGCTGCCCGGTCTGCTGTTCGCGCCGATCGCCGGGCTGGTCGCGGACCGGTTCGATCGGCGTACGGTCATGGCCGTCGCCGATCTGGCCCGTTGCGCGCTCCTCCTGTCGATCGCCGTGGTGAACACGTACTGGTGGATCCTGGTCGGCGGCTTCCTCGTCCAGGTGGCGACGACCATGTGGATCCCGTCGAAGGATGCGTCGCTGCCCCGCCTTTTGCGGCGTCCGGAGCAGCTCGCCCCGGCGGCCCAGCTCGGCCTGGTCATGACGTACGGCGTCACGATTCTGGTCGGCGGTGGTCTGTTCACCCTGATCACCGGGGCCGGCACCGTCTTCGGCCTGCCCTCCGACGTGATCGGCATGAACGGGCTGACCCGGCTCGCCATCGTCGTCGCGGCCCTGTTCTACCTGGCCAGCGCCACCTCGATCGCCACTCTCCTGCCCGAGTTGTCGGGATCCGTCCCGTCGACGGATCACGGCCGGCACAACGGCGATCCGCTCCGGATCGTGACCGGTACCGACCCCGCCCCCGCACCCGGTCCAGGTCTGGGCGCCATGCTGCGCGACAGCGTCGGCTACCTGCGCGGCACCCCGGTCGTCCGGGGCCTGCTGGTCGGCATGATGGGCGCGCTCGCCGCCGCCGGCGCCGTGGTCGGTTCGGCCCAGCCGTACGCGCTGAGCCTGCTCGGTGGCCAGGCCGCCTTCGGGCTGCTGCTGCTCGCCGCGTTTCTCGGACTGGTGGTCGGCATCCTCGGGGCACCCGGGCTGGCCCGCCGCCTGTCGCACGAAAGGCTGTTCGGCCTCGCGATCGTCGCCGCCGGGGGCGCGCTCGTCCTGGTGGCGCTCTCCCCACACCTTGCGGTCGCGTTACCGGCCGTGGTGCTGACGGGTGCCTGCGCCGGGGCCGCGTTCCTGACCGGTGTCACCATCATCGGCATCCGGGTGGAGGACTCGATGCGTGGCCGGGTCAACGCGCTCTACCAGTCGATGCTGAAGGTCGTCCTGGGGTGTTCGGTGGTCCTGACGCCGCTTCTGGTGACGGTCATCGGCCAGCGACACGTGAGCATCGGCAGCGCCGCCTTCCTTGTCGACGGCACCCGGCCGGTGATCCTCGGCGGTGGCGTACTCGCCGCCGTGGCGGGTCTGATCGCCCAACGACAGTTGCGCCCCGACGGCGAGCAGGGCTGA
- a CDS encoding NAD(P)/FAD-dependent oxidoreductase has translation MPAETDVVIVGGGLAGLAAARRLHRAGVPWLLVEAADRLGGRIATDRVDGYLLDRGFQVLNTAYPRLGTLLDVDTLKLGYFSSGVLVRRNGHLHRLANPLRDPIAAPLSASADVGTFTDRLRLAALATTCAATPVHRLLDAPEVTTEQALHRAGLSDRIIEELLRPFLSGVLADPALETSSHVSALIARSFVRGRIGVPAGGMGDLPAAIAAPLPRTLLRLGTPVSAVGPGLVRTPAGDIRCRAVLVAVDPGTATALLPALGPVRTRALTTYYHSVDRAPLDEPILLLDGDRRELVANTVVISRAAPTYAPPGRHLVSSSVAGPNPPPEPLVRAELGRLYGCRTDDWEHLTTITLPAALPAAPPNQGRLRRPVDLGEGVFVAGDHRDSPSIQGALASGWRAGAAVVRHLTPAV, from the coding sequence ATGCCCGCTGAAACCGACGTGGTGATCGTCGGAGGAGGACTCGCCGGACTCGCCGCCGCCCGCCGACTGCACCGGGCCGGCGTGCCCTGGCTGCTCGTCGAGGCCGCCGACCGGCTCGGCGGCCGGATCGCCACCGACCGGGTCGACGGCTACCTGCTCGACCGGGGCTTCCAGGTGCTGAACACCGCCTACCCCCGGCTCGGCACCCTGCTGGACGTCGACACCCTGAAACTCGGGTACTTCAGCTCCGGGGTCCTCGTCCGCCGCAACGGACACCTGCACCGGCTCGCCAACCCGCTGCGCGACCCGATCGCCGCACCGCTGTCGGCGTCGGCCGACGTCGGCACCTTCACCGACCGGCTCCGGCTGGCCGCGCTCGCCACCACCTGCGCCGCCACGCCCGTGCACCGGCTGCTCGACGCCCCCGAGGTCACCACCGAACAGGCCCTGCACCGGGCCGGGCTCTCCGACCGGATCATCGAGGAACTCCTCCGGCCGTTCCTGTCCGGCGTACTCGCCGACCCGGCCCTGGAGACCTCCAGCCACGTCAGCGCCCTGATCGCCCGATCCTTCGTCCGGGGCAGAATCGGCGTACCGGCGGGCGGGATGGGTGACCTGCCGGCGGCGATCGCCGCACCGCTGCCCCGTACCCTGCTGCGCCTCGGCACCCCGGTCAGCGCTGTCGGACCCGGCCTGGTCCGTACCCCCGCGGGCGACATCCGCTGCCGGGCCGTCCTGGTCGCCGTCGATCCGGGTACGGCAACCGCGCTGCTACCCGCCCTCGGCCCCGTACGCACCCGCGCCCTCACCACCTACTACCACTCGGTGGACCGGGCACCACTGGACGAGCCGATCCTGCTGCTCGACGGCGACCGGCGCGAACTCGTGGCGAACACCGTCGTGATCAGTCGCGCCGCACCCACCTACGCCCCACCCGGCCGGCACCTGGTGAGCAGCTCCGTGGCCGGGCCGAACCCGCCACCCGAGCCTCTGGTCCGGGCCGAACTCGGTCGGCTCTACGGCTGCCGGACCGACGACTGGGAACACCTGACCACGATCACACTGCCGGCCGCACTGCCGGCGGCCCCGCCGAACCAGGGCCGGCTGCGGCGGCCGGTCGACCTGGGGGAGGGTGTGTTCGTGGCCGGTGACCACCGGGACAGCCCGTCGATCCAGGGCGCCCTGGCCAGCGGCTGGCGGGCCGGTGCGGCGGTCGTACGCCACCTGACACCGGCGGTCTGA
- a CDS encoding type II toxin-antitoxin system RelE/ParE family toxin, protein MTWGIVELEPEVEKWLADLPTVLFARAAFYVDLLAEQGPLLGEPYTKQLDGKLRELRFYLERQAVRITYWVASDRRIILLTVFYKTRMRDEREVERARRAFARCVEEAHRVEEERG, encoded by the coding sequence ATGACCTGGGGTATTGTCGAATTGGAGCCGGAGGTCGAGAAGTGGCTGGCGGACCTTCCGACGGTGCTGTTCGCCCGGGCGGCGTTCTACGTGGATCTGTTGGCGGAGCAGGGCCCGTTACTGGGTGAGCCGTACACGAAGCAGCTTGATGGCAAGTTGCGTGAGCTGCGGTTCTACCTGGAGCGACAGGCAGTGAGGATCACTTACTGGGTCGCGTCCGACCGGCGAATCATCCTGCTTACGGTGTTTTACAAGACGCGCATGCGGGATGAGCGGGAGGTCGAGCGCGCGCGCCGGGCGTTTGCCCGGTGTGTCGAGGAGGCGCACCGCGTCGAAGAGGAGAGGGGCTAG